In one Chitinophaga sancti genomic region, the following are encoded:
- a CDS encoding DUF3829 domain-containing protein, whose product MRTFICSFFVIAMFVGTISCNNTSGKKPGATEYSENSAEKASHIIEYTNLIVDMSNKHNSYLEDVVKNTEKLEDALKHPNDKYRFITINKPFSMPDFQKFNQKVKIDEPVKELSDKDQKFFKDSITQYKALFETMKATNNRMHEYITAEDYKDDKGAKGYAIIDTLRNQIAELYSLKSSIVKKVEVVADESEQVILKDSPLKDYIIAMKKDMTSIRAFIDLLGSEEKYAGIEAKAKEQYATLEKAQAEHAQINIDNAKKANEDHSFNTFYDDFHKLLLNARKRMRDAGEKGHFESYDLESLDSDFDSLVRDYNNFNS is encoded by the coding sequence ATGAGAACATTTATCTGTTCATTCTTTGTCATTGCTATGTTCGTAGGTACCATTTCCTGTAACAATACCAGCGGCAAGAAACCCGGTGCTACCGAATACAGCGAAAATTCAGCTGAAAAAGCCAGCCACATTATTGAATACACGAACCTGATTGTTGATATGTCGAACAAACATAACAGCTACCTCGAAGACGTTGTAAAAAACACTGAAAAGCTTGAAGATGCGCTGAAGCACCCGAATGACAAATATCGTTTCATCACGATCAACAAGCCCTTCTCTATGCCTGATTTCCAGAAGTTCAACCAGAAAGTCAAGATCGACGAGCCTGTAAAAGAACTGAGTGATAAGGACCAGAAATTCTTCAAAGATAGTATTACCCAGTACAAGGCGCTTTTTGAAACGATGAAAGCAACTAATAACCGTATGCATGAGTACATTACCGCTGAAGATTACAAAGATGATAAAGGTGCAAAAGGATACGCCATCATCGATACCCTGCGTAACCAGATTGCTGAATTATATAGCCTGAAAAGTTCTATCGTAAAGAAAGTAGAGGTAGTAGCTGACGAAAGCGAACAAGTCATTCTGAAAGATAGTCCGCTGAAAGACTACATCATCGCTATGAAGAAAGATATGACCAGCATCCGTGCATTCATCGATCTGCTGGGTAGTGAAGAAAAGTATGCAGGTATTGAAGCAAAAGCGAAAGAACAGTATGCGACACTGGAAAAAGCACAGGCTGAACATGCACAGATCAATATCGATAATGCGAAGAAAGCAAACGAAGATCATAGCTTCAATACTTTCTACGATGATTTCCACAAGCTGTTGCTGAATGCAAGAAAACGTATGCGTGATGCAGGTGAAAAAGGTCATTTTGAAAGTTATGACCTGGAATCACTGGACAGTGATTTTGATTCACTGGTAAGAGATTATAATAATTTCAACAGTTAA
- a CDS encoding RtcB family protein: protein MNKINGADLMTAGFKQGKILGVALDLIAAHLSDMDHASLIALMSDLRLRPEMYLDHPVLEDLATKMIEEAVAPVDTTIPLNDKAADYQIFGKAAIDPGAIRQMDFAMRLPVAVGGALMPDAHQGYGLPIGGVLAAKNAVIPYGVGVDIGCRMALSIYDIPYKVMDEDKLKKILVDETKFGAGHGFQGKHRAAHAVLDNDAFNMTPFVKQLKDKAWSQLGSSGGGNHFVEFGVIEFAQRDEALNINAGKYLALLSHSGSRGFGATVAGYYTRLAKDLCKLPKDAANLAWLDMNTAEGQEYWMAMNLAGDYAAACHQVIHRKVAALVGGQLLATVENHHNFAWKEQLNGDEVIVHRKGATPAGKGVMGIIPGSMAAPGFLVRGKGEEAAINSASHGAGRQMSRKKAEKEISGVDMAAVLAANNVTLIGAGLDEAPMAYKDIHTVMAAQEALVDVVAKFSPRIVRMADDGSKED from the coding sequence ATGAACAAGATTAATGGCGCTGATTTAATGACAGCAGGTTTTAAACAAGGTAAAATATTAGGAGTGGCGCTGGATTTAATAGCTGCGCATTTAAGCGATATGGACCATGCAAGCCTTATTGCATTGATGAGTGACCTGCGATTAAGACCGGAGATGTACCTGGATCATCCTGTATTGGAAGATCTGGCAACGAAAATGATTGAAGAAGCAGTAGCGCCGGTAGATACAACGATTCCACTGAATGATAAGGCTGCAGACTACCAGATCTTTGGCAAAGCTGCTATTGATCCGGGAGCTATCAGACAAATGGATTTCGCGATGCGACTGCCAGTGGCGGTAGGTGGTGCTTTGATGCCTGATGCGCACCAGGGTTATGGCCTGCCTATCGGTGGGGTATTAGCTGCTAAAAATGCGGTGATTCCTTATGGGGTAGGTGTGGATATCGGGTGTAGAATGGCATTGTCCATTTATGATATTCCATATAAGGTGATGGATGAAGATAAACTGAAAAAGATCCTGGTAGATGAAACTAAATTTGGTGCAGGGCACGGTTTCCAGGGTAAGCATCGTGCGGCGCACGCCGTATTGGATAACGATGCATTTAACATGACTCCGTTCGTAAAGCAACTGAAAGATAAGGCCTGGTCACAGCTGGGGTCTTCTGGTGGTGGTAATCACTTCGTGGAATTTGGTGTGATTGAATTTGCGCAGCGAGACGAGGCCTTGAATATAAATGCAGGTAAATACCTGGCCCTGTTATCACACTCCGGTTCACGTGGTTTCGGTGCAACAGTAGCAGGTTATTATACAAGACTGGCAAAGGACTTGTGTAAACTGCCTAAAGATGCAGCAAACCTCGCCTGGCTGGATATGAACACCGCTGAAGGCCAGGAATACTGGATGGCAATGAACCTGGCCGGTGATTACGCGGCTGCCTGTCACCAGGTAATACACCGTAAGGTCGCAGCATTGGTAGGTGGCCAGCTGCTGGCAACAGTGGAGAACCACCATAATTTTGCATGGAAAGAACAACTGAATGGGGACGAAGTAATTGTGCATAGAAAAGGAGCAACACCAGCCGGTAAAGGTGTGATGGGGATCATTCCCGGTTCTATGGCGGCACCGGGATTCCTGGTACGCGGTAAGGGAGAAGAAGCTGCGATCAACTCAGCATCTCACGGTGCGGGTAGACAAATGAGCCGTAAAAAAGCTGAAAAGGAAATTTCGGGAGTGGATATGGCGGCAGTGCTGGCAGCGAATAATGTGACGCTGATTGGTGCAGGTCTGGACGAAGCGCCAATGGCTTATAAGGATATCCATACTGTCATGGCTGCACAGGAAGCGTTGGTAGATGTGGTAGCTAAGTTTTCTCCGAGAATAGTGAGAATGGCGGATGATGGAAGCAAGGAAGATTAG
- a CDS encoding DUF6799 domain-containing protein produces the protein MKKLLILSASLLLMTAIATFAQTPMSDSSMHHHNGMHKMKDCVAMKGGKMWVMKAGQKSEMTQTMTMSDGTTVMADGTVKNKDGKTWMMKDGEMMDMNGKVMMKDKMKKAKSDGMK, from the coding sequence ATGAAAAAGCTACTTATTTTGTCCGCCTCTCTCCTGCTAATGACAGCGATTGCAACCTTTGCACAGACCCCCATGTCTGATTCCTCCATGCATCATCATAATGGTATGCATAAGATGAAAGACTGTGTAGCCATGAAGGGAGGCAAAATGTGGGTAATGAAAGCTGGCCAGAAATCAGAAATGACCCAAACCATGACCATGAGTGATGGTACTACGGTAATGGCAGACGGTACTGTTAAAAATAAAGACGGTAAAACGTGGATGATGAAAGACGGGGAGATGATGGATATGAATGGCAAAGTAATGATGAAAGATAAAATGAAAAAAGCCAAATCCGACGGCATGAAATAG
- a CDS encoding class I SAM-dependent methyltransferase translates to MSNLYVQYGCGMSSPQGWKNFDASPTLRLQQLPLIGNMLKQRMHIAFPDNVLQGDIIRGLPGIAENTADGVYCSHVLEHLTYEDFLIAVRNTYKILKPGGIFRCVVPDLEKAAREYVEDLSNHDQEANAKFLQKTRLGKTHRRRGIKGLLQNTYGNSDHLFMWDTLSLSNELYRAGFSYVRPATFNDSEDEMFKLVESEGRFNNAVALEARK, encoded by the coding sequence ATGAGTAATCTATATGTACAGTATGGCTGTGGCATGTCATCGCCCCAGGGCTGGAAGAACTTTGATGCCTCCCCCACGCTCCGCTTACAACAACTTCCCCTCATTGGCAATATGCTGAAGCAACGAATGCATATCGCCTTTCCCGACAACGTGCTACAAGGTGACATTATCAGAGGCCTGCCTGGTATCGCTGAAAACACTGCTGATGGCGTATACTGCTCCCACGTTTTGGAACACCTGACTTACGAGGACTTTCTCATTGCAGTGCGTAATACCTACAAAATTCTTAAACCCGGTGGCATTTTCCGCTGCGTGGTTCCTGACCTGGAAAAAGCTGCGCGCGAATATGTAGAAGACCTCAGTAATCATGACCAGGAAGCCAACGCCAAGTTTCTGCAAAAAACAAGGTTGGGCAAAACACATCGCCGCAGGGGAATTAAGGGTCTGTTACAAAATACATACGGCAACAGCGACCATCTGTTTATGTGGGACACGCTTTCTCTTTCCAATGAATTGTACCGTGCAGGCTTCTCGTATGTGCGTCCTGCTACATTTAATGATAGTGAAGATGAAATGTTTAAACTTGTGGAAAGTGAAGGGCGCTTCAATAATGCTGTCGCACTCGAAGCACGTAAATAA
- a CDS encoding FkbM family methyltransferase, translated as MNSVFTILKNVYVFLFARKALYRFNLLLYKLSMRGIGIMNYENDRVSGEESFVKYLKKHHHFDDGAILDVGANVGNYSVMLRRLQVSLPIYAFEPHPRAFNKLQDVAAIHHFIPVKRGAGDKVAQAVIYDYAGNGGSEHASMYKEVITGFRESDAEEVPIEITTIDEFVAGHKIDKIVLLKIDTEGHELSVLRGAMHSIRQRKVKVIQLEFNEMNVISRTFFKDFIDLLPDYLFYRMLPDGLMPLGNYNAATFEIFAFQNIVAILK; from the coding sequence ATGAATTCGGTATTCACAATATTAAAAAATGTTTATGTTTTTTTATTTGCCCGAAAAGCATTGTATCGATTTAACCTGCTGCTGTATAAATTAAGTATGCGGGGAATTGGCATCATGAATTATGAAAACGATCGGGTGAGCGGAGAAGAATCCTTTGTGAAATACCTGAAGAAACATCATCATTTTGATGATGGGGCTATATTGGATGTAGGAGCAAATGTGGGAAATTATTCGGTGATGTTGCGCAGGCTGCAGGTGAGCCTGCCAATTTATGCATTCGAACCGCATCCAAGGGCTTTCAATAAATTGCAGGATGTAGCAGCTATACATCATTTTATACCGGTGAAACGCGGAGCAGGAGATAAGGTTGCGCAGGCAGTGATCTATGATTATGCAGGTAATGGCGGATCCGAGCATGCGAGTATGTATAAGGAAGTGATCACAGGTTTCAGAGAAAGTGATGCAGAGGAGGTTCCGATTGAGATCACTACGATTGATGAATTCGTAGCCGGGCATAAAATTGATAAAATCGTCTTGTTAAAAATCGATACAGAAGGGCATGAGCTGAGTGTATTGAGGGGTGCGATGCATAGCATCCGGCAAAGGAAGGTAAAAGTGATTCAACTCGAGTTCAACGAGATGAATGTGATTTCCCGCACATTCTTCAAGGATTTTATTGATTTGCTGCCTGACTATTTATTCTATCGTATGCTGCCGGATGGATTGATGCCCCTGGGCAATTATAATGCAGCTACCTTTGAAATTTTTGCATTTCAAAACATTGTAGCTATCCTGAAATGA
- a CDS encoding NADH dehydrogenase gives MKSIKKLFNVMQHYLYNIRKSQQTDILLLGALLARQNKALPLLDNLADAEFKVFSQAGDDGIIQYLIHKVQIARKIFIEFGVENYVESNTRFLLRHDNWSGLVIDGSRKAIEYIRSDDIFYQHDLQALEAFITKDNINDLISSAGISGEVGLLSVDIDGNDYWVWKAIDVVQPVIVVAEYNSVFGRDRALTVPYKSNFIRSEAHYSYLYFGASLKALCLLAEEKGYSLVGCNAVGNNAYFVRKDRLGKLKALSVEEGYVESQFRESRNAQGQLNYLRGAQRYACIQGMPVVNVATGNTELL, from the coding sequence ATGAAAAGCATTAAAAAGTTGTTCAATGTTATGCAGCACTATTTGTATAACATCAGAAAATCTCAACAAACCGATATTCTGTTATTAGGTGCATTGTTAGCAAGACAAAATAAAGCGTTACCCCTTTTGGATAATTTAGCGGACGCTGAATTCAAAGTATTTAGCCAGGCAGGAGATGATGGGATCATACAATACCTGATTCATAAAGTTCAGATTGCCCGGAAAATATTTATTGAATTTGGGGTTGAGAATTATGTGGAATCGAACACCCGTTTTTTGTTAAGGCATGACAACTGGTCAGGGCTGGTCATAGATGGTTCGCGCAAGGCAATAGAATATATCAGGTCTGATGATATATTCTATCAGCATGACCTGCAGGCATTGGAAGCCTTTATTACCAAAGACAATATTAATGATCTTATATCATCGGCCGGGATCAGTGGAGAGGTTGGTTTGCTAAGTGTGGATATAGACGGTAATGACTATTGGGTATGGAAAGCGATAGATGTCGTACAACCTGTGATTGTGGTAGCAGAATATAATAGTGTATTTGGAAGGGATCGTGCCCTGACCGTTCCTTATAAATCAAACTTTATAAGGTCTGAAGCGCATTACAGCTACCTATATTTTGGTGCATCTTTAAAAGCACTATGTCTGCTGGCTGAGGAGAAGGGATATAGCCTCGTGGGATGTAATGCGGTCGGGAACAACGCATATTTTGTAAGAAAGGACCGGCTTGGTAAACTGAAGGCCTTGAGTGTGGAAGAAGGATATGTGGAATCTCAGTTCAGGGAGAGCAGGAACGCGCAGGGACAACTGAATTATCTGAGAGGTGCGCAGCGCTACGCCTGTATACAGGGGATGCCTGTTGTGAATGTGGCGACTGGCAATACAGAATTACTTTAA
- a CDS encoding acyltransferase family protein, with translation MASDKPSTLYFFSLDAIRGFAALIVVLCHWQFFFYKDYTVQTAPLEDFHLPLYSLFSILYHHAFYAVDLFFLLSGFIFFWFYAEKIAKGTINFNYFITYRFTRLYPVHVLSLLAIIPLQMWMVKQSGHTFIIQNNDYWHFLLNLLVIHSWGFEKTPALNGFNGPSWSVSVELLLYLLFFLLAWRRQYDKKGLLILIVIAGAVIQAFYPMIGQGIYSFFLGALVYHIYSWLCTKKDVRKLTRNVAITAALLWCYILLEYYFSFSRQLFFSFTHKALPAWTDDNNEKIFYLATNTFFRTIVSPVTVLALAMAETIKSGIRAKWTQVLGNASYCLYLIHFPLMVASAVLVNALGLPQTIFQSPLTLLIFYIVLITLSILGHYYFELPVQQTLRQKLIKKRKSTVPAAIIPEG, from the coding sequence ATGGCCTCGGATAAGCCCTCAACGTTATACTTTTTTAGCCTGGATGCAATCAGGGGATTTGCGGCACTTATTGTCGTATTATGCCACTGGCAGTTCTTCTTTTATAAGGACTATACTGTGCAAACAGCCCCCCTCGAGGATTTCCATTTACCACTCTATTCTTTATTCTCTATCCTTTACCATCATGCATTTTATGCTGTAGACCTTTTCTTCCTGTTGTCAGGGTTTATTTTCTTCTGGTTTTATGCTGAAAAAATAGCAAAGGGTACTATCAACTTTAACTATTTTATCACCTACAGGTTTACACGCTTATACCCTGTTCATGTGCTTTCTCTCCTGGCAATAATTCCATTGCAAATGTGGATGGTTAAACAGTCAGGACACACCTTTATTATACAAAATAACGACTACTGGCATTTCCTGCTCAACCTGCTCGTCATTCACAGCTGGGGCTTTGAAAAGACACCGGCACTCAATGGGTTCAACGGCCCGTCATGGTCCGTATCAGTAGAACTGCTGCTCTACCTGCTATTCTTCCTCCTCGCCTGGCGCAGGCAGTATGATAAAAAAGGTTTACTAATACTTATAGTTATCGCCGGCGCTGTTATCCAGGCCTTCTACCCAATGATCGGACAAGGTATTTATTCCTTCTTCCTGGGAGCACTTGTATACCATATCTATTCATGGTTATGCACTAAAAAGGATGTAAGGAAACTAACCCGGAATGTCGCCATTACTGCAGCATTGCTATGGTGCTATATTCTACTGGAATATTATTTCTCATTTTCCCGTCAACTGTTCTTCTCTTTCACACACAAGGCACTGCCAGCCTGGACAGATGACAACAATGAAAAAATCTTTTACCTCGCTACCAATACCTTTTTCAGAACGATTGTATCGCCTGTAACCGTGTTGGCACTAGCCATGGCAGAAACCATCAAAAGTGGCATCAGGGCAAAATGGACACAGGTGCTGGGGAATGCCAGCTATTGCCTGTACCTGATTCACTTTCCCCTCATGGTAGCAAGCGCAGTACTGGTCAATGCACTGGGCCTACCCCAGACCATCTTCCAGTCTCCCCTCACCTTACTGATATTCTATATAGTTCTGATCACACTTAGTATACTGGGCCACTACTATTTCGAGCTCCCTGTGCAACAGACTTTAAGACAAAAATTAATCAAAAAAAGGAAGAGTACTGTGCCTGCTGCAATCATTCCTGAAGGGTAA
- a CDS encoding polysaccharide biosynthesis/export family protein — translation MKSRIHLLLIGSLLLLSSCIETKKITYLNDIQKQMGEETGHPLPPLKVQPGDVLQITVTTIDKDISQILNPAAVSAIPTSANGIDPGYLVDSAGYVNLPMAGRIYVKDKTTSEINNIITTELDKSIRNAFVSTRISNFKISVLGDVARPGSFKIGAERVSIMDALSMAGDMNITALRDDVTVIREVDGVKKYVSLNLSESKVLSSPYYYLSNNDVVYIRPGKNKVFNGSKFVQLIPAMIGALSLITTLIIVTIK, via the coding sequence ATGAAATCCAGAATCCATTTACTGTTAATTGGCAGTTTGCTCCTTTTATCCAGCTGCATCGAAACAAAAAAAATAACGTACTTAAATGACATTCAGAAACAAATGGGTGAAGAAACCGGTCATCCGCTGCCGCCACTTAAAGTTCAGCCAGGGGATGTATTACAGATCACTGTGACCACTATTGACAAAGACATTTCCCAGATTCTGAATCCTGCTGCTGTATCTGCTATTCCCACCAGCGCCAATGGTATAGATCCCGGCTACCTGGTAGATAGCGCAGGTTACGTCAACCTTCCAATGGCTGGCCGGATATATGTAAAAGACAAAACAACATCCGAGATCAACAATATTATCACCACAGAACTTGATAAAAGCATCCGCAATGCTTTTGTATCTACCCGAATTTCAAATTTCAAAATATCAGTGTTAGGGGATGTAGCACGCCCCGGCTCTTTTAAGATTGGAGCCGAGCGCGTCTCGATAATGGATGCTCTCAGTATGGCCGGCGATATGAACATTACAGCCCTGCGCGATGACGTCACAGTGATCAGGGAAGTAGACGGTGTGAAAAAATATGTATCCCTCAACCTGAGCGAAAGCAAAGTATTATCATCCCCCTACTATTACCTGAGTAACAATGATGTAGTATATATAAGACCCGGCAAAAATAAAGTGTTCAATGGATCAAAATTCGTACAACTGATCCCGGCTATGATTGGAGCCCTGTCACTGATCACAACACTAATTATCGTTACCATTAAATGA
- a CDS encoding GumC family protein — MSTKNETTSKPAAIDLNDLLKKLAFHWPLYLILTLLSVLGAFIYLKYANPRYMSSAKLYLKDEKKGGGEEMDMLKSLSLFNSGKNIENEMEVIKSPILIAKVIRNNHFNIRYYRKQTVRNEELYENSPFNITILTDTANIGNYVFDVTPFNAGLKVKAEYGDDQTKAFTAKSGVPFTVGNDQFIITYSGKGNNLPAMNDYRIRIDSIAQLANEKMDDIGTALVNKDATVILVTYEDPVAARAAHFINALLETYNDYTLDDKNRVALKTINFLSVRIDSLRDELGYLEKQEERFKVQRGITDIEGTSKLALEQVKDADIKLNDANMQLSIFDQVENYLNAPGTSYPFAPMLGTVDQTLTAMINRYEELLKEKNKLSLSLQPSSMIVQNLDGQIEEARNTIKNYISGYKRNAGVAQSQMQQKVNQIQAKIANIPAYEREYINIKRQQGVKESLYLYLLKKKEEAAVSYASNVTDNKIIAPAFIPEKPESPKKTMAFVGFLAIGLALSTLYIYLKYFLNNKILSKTEIEQLFELPLMAEIYQDDEETTKNLSLQNRSVLLEQIFNLRTNLRYLLSEHTDSTTILITSSISGEGKTFLSAHLGNSLTVNKRKVILLELDLRKPKLSRYLGLDNYVGITNYIVENKSIDEIIRKVPNTDLHLISSGPIPPNPVELIEGNRMRTLLNTLKERYDYIIIDTAPIGIVSDAKSLAPYIDASLFVVRYNFTLKSKLKAVAESLKEGHFHKTGIIFNGIEQNSFYPNYYYDHYSYSQENLKAKRWFAFFKKLKHRLA, encoded by the coding sequence ATGAGCACAAAAAACGAAACAACCAGTAAACCGGCAGCAATAGACCTTAATGACCTGTTGAAAAAACTGGCATTTCACTGGCCACTCTATCTTATTCTTACACTGCTCTCCGTATTGGGAGCATTCATCTACCTGAAATATGCCAATCCAAGGTATATGTCCAGCGCTAAATTATACCTGAAAGATGAAAAGAAAGGAGGCGGTGAAGAAATGGATATGCTCAAATCCCTCTCCCTTTTCAACAGTGGAAAAAATATTGAGAACGAAATGGAAGTGATCAAGTCACCCATCCTGATTGCCAAAGTAATCAGAAATAATCATTTCAATATTCGTTACTACCGCAAACAAACGGTACGAAATGAAGAACTATATGAAAACTCACCGTTCAACATCACGATTCTTACCGATACAGCCAATATTGGCAACTATGTATTTGATGTCACCCCTTTTAATGCAGGGCTGAAAGTAAAAGCGGAATACGGAGATGATCAGACCAAAGCATTTACCGCAAAATCAGGCGTACCATTTACCGTAGGCAACGATCAGTTCATCATTACCTACAGCGGGAAAGGAAACAATCTGCCCGCAATGAATGACTACCGTATCCGGATAGATTCTATCGCCCAGTTGGCCAATGAAAAAATGGATGATATCGGTACTGCCCTCGTTAATAAAGATGCGACTGTAATACTCGTAACCTACGAAGATCCGGTTGCTGCACGTGCGGCTCACTTTATCAATGCATTACTTGAAACCTACAACGATTATACGCTGGACGACAAGAACAGGGTGGCACTGAAAACCATCAATTTTCTCTCCGTACGTATCGACTCACTGCGTGATGAACTGGGTTACCTTGAAAAACAGGAAGAACGCTTCAAAGTTCAGCGGGGCATCACCGACATCGAAGGAACCAGCAAACTGGCCCTGGAGCAGGTAAAAGATGCGGATATCAAACTGAACGATGCAAACATGCAGCTCTCCATTTTTGACCAGGTAGAAAACTATCTAAATGCTCCCGGCACCAGCTATCCTTTCGCTCCCATGCTGGGCACCGTAGACCAGACACTGACTGCCATGATCAACCGGTATGAGGAACTGCTGAAAGAAAAAAACAAACTGTCTCTTTCCCTGCAACCCAGCAGTATGATCGTTCAAAACCTGGATGGACAAATAGAAGAAGCACGCAATACAATTAAAAACTACATTTCGGGATACAAACGCAATGCAGGCGTAGCACAAAGTCAGATGCAGCAAAAGGTAAACCAGATCCAGGCCAAAATTGCCAACATCCCGGCTTACGAAAGAGAATATATCAATATCAAAAGACAACAGGGAGTAAAAGAAAGCCTCTACCTCTACCTGTTGAAAAAGAAAGAAGAAGCCGCTGTATCCTATGCAAGTAATGTGACAGACAACAAGATCATTGCGCCTGCATTCATTCCGGAAAAACCGGAATCACCCAAAAAGACAATGGCCTTTGTAGGTTTCCTGGCCATCGGCCTGGCACTCAGCACACTTTACATTTACCTGAAATATTTCCTGAATAATAAGATCCTCAGCAAAACTGAGATCGAACAATTATTTGAACTTCCCCTTATGGCTGAAATATACCAGGATGACGAAGAAACTACCAAAAACCTGTCATTACAAAACAGGTCTGTGCTGCTGGAGCAAATTTTCAACCTGCGTACCAACCTCCGCTACCTGCTAAGTGAACATACCGATAGTACTACCATCCTGATCACTTCCAGCATCTCAGGTGAGGGTAAAACCTTCTTAAGTGCTCACCTCGGGAATTCACTCACGGTAAACAAAAGGAAAGTGATCCTCCTGGAACTTGACCTCCGTAAACCCAAGCTCTCCAGGTACCTCGGGCTGGACAATTATGTTGGGATCACCAATTATATCGTGGAAAATAAATCGATAGACGAAATCATACGCAAGGTACCTAATACAGATCTGCACCTGATTTCTTCCGGGCCAATTCCACCCAATCCGGTTGAACTGATTGAAGGGAACAGGATGCGTACGCTGCTGAATACGTTGAAGGAACGCTATGACTATATCATTATTGATACTGCCCCCATTGGTATTGTATCAGATGCCAAGAGCCTGGCACCTTACATCGACGCCAGCCTGTTTGTGGTAAGGTACAACTTCACTTTAAAATCCAAACTGAAAGCGGTTGCGGAAAGCCTCAAAGAAGGACATTTTCATAAAACAGGGATCATCTTCAATGGAATTGAACAGAATAGTTTCTATCCAAACTATTACTACGATCATTACTCCTATTCGCAGGAGAACCTGAAAGCCAAAAGATGGTTTGCATTTTTCAAAAAATTAAAACATCGTCTTGCATAA
- a CDS encoding flippase, producing MHKILQNSGWLLIDKLARLFFGLITMAMIARYIGPVEFGIWNYSIALTAIIGGIAVLGLDKIVVKELVAAPERRDEIISTALFMRVVAGILSCIICIGITWFTRQNNPLYIWCTSITALNILLQSFDVFDYYYQAHNQVQRVIIPKVTVFILFCLIRIACVRMNLSFMVILWVSLAELLITYLLIFAYYSWHEGITSLFKIRMQEARYLFSQSWSLLFAGVLVLLYMKSDQLMLDILTTPQQLGEYAAAARISELWYAIPTVIAVAILPNLIRKRQTNHDRYLENVEKWIRLSMWGSTAIAVVMTIASGRLTGLLYGSQYPHAGIILSIHIWANIPVFLCVAIMQYQIVEGNYNANLYATIAGIAANLIINLLLIPSLGGIAAAIATVISYTTVATCLIMLDKTGQGKMFMIKMLKPGKALADIWQLQLALKSSIENLLSVLRQKSLSK from the coding sequence TTGCATAAAATACTGCAAAATAGTGGTTGGCTGCTGATAGATAAACTGGCGCGGCTGTTCTTTGGTCTTATTACCATGGCCATGATAGCACGCTATATCGGCCCTGTGGAATTTGGCATCTGGAACTATTCCATCGCGCTTACTGCCATTATTGGAGGTATTGCCGTGCTGGGCCTGGACAAGATAGTAGTAAAAGAACTCGTTGCTGCGCCTGAACGCAGGGATGAAATTATCTCAACAGCATTATTCATGCGGGTGGTAGCAGGCATTTTATCCTGTATCATCTGTATCGGGATCACCTGGTTCACCCGGCAAAACAATCCTTTGTACATATGGTGCACCTCCATTACCGCCCTGAATATCCTGCTGCAATCATTCGATGTCTTTGATTACTACTACCAGGCACACAACCAGGTACAACGTGTGATTATTCCAAAGGTGACTGTGTTTATTTTATTCTGCCTGATCAGGATCGCATGCGTTAGAATGAACCTTTCATTTATGGTCATCCTGTGGGTATCGCTTGCTGAGCTGCTGATCACTTATCTACTCATCTTTGCCTATTATAGCTGGCATGAGGGCATCACTTCATTATTTAAAATACGTATGCAGGAAGCCCGCTACCTGTTCTCACAAAGCTGGTCCCTTCTCTTTGCAGGTGTGCTTGTACTGCTATATATGAAGTCTGACCAACTGATGCTGGATATCCTGACCACACCGCAACAGCTGGGAGAATACGCTGCGGCAGCCCGCATTTCAGAACTGTGGTATGCTATTCCAACAGTTATAGCCGTTGCCATCCTGCCAAATCTGATCCGGAAAAGGCAAACAAATCATGACAGGTATCTGGAAAATGTAGAGAAATGGATCCGGCTTTCTATGTGGGGCAGTACAGCGATTGCAGTTGTCATGACCATTGCTTCCGGCAGGCTCACAGGCCTCTTGTACGGAAGCCAGTATCCGCATGCAGGCATTATCCTTTCCATCCATATCTGGGCAAATATACCTGTGTTTTTATGCGTAGCCATCATGCAATACCAGATTGTGGAAGGCAATTACAATGCAAACCTGTATGCTACCATTGCAGGAATTGCAGCCAACCTGATCATCAACCTGCTGCTGATTCCTTCACTGGGTGGAATAGCCGCCGCTATAGCTACCGTTATATCTTATACAACCGTTGCCACCTGCCTGATCATGCTTGATAAAACGGGGCAGGGCAAAATGTTTATGATAAAAATGCTTAAGCCGGGAAAGGCGCTTGCAGATATCTGGCAGTTGCAGCTGGCGTTGAAGAGTTCTATTGAAAACTTATTATCTGTATTACGTCAAAAGTCATTGAGTAAATGA